In Planctomycetia bacterium, one DNA window encodes the following:
- a CDS encoding DinB family protein → MTPKDIVLNQHASAQWLYEGAVKELSDADCRYQPFDGANHVNWILAHLAVSEDSLISQITGQPKRYSEPLHKSYGGGSVCRADDGMTRAEAWKMYTDSAKMTVEFVKGFPESRYDEPAPENLRQMFPTIGAVIGLLGAHPYWHFGQVTFNRRALKKPMMFGG, encoded by the coding sequence ATGACACCCAAAGACATCGTTCTGAATCAGCACGCGTCGGCCCAGTGGCTTTACGAGGGCGCCGTAAAGGAATTGAGTGATGCCGATTGTCGGTATCAGCCGTTCGACGGCGCGAACCACGTCAACTGGATCCTCGCGCACCTCGCCGTGTCGGAAGACAGCTTGATCTCGCAGATCACCGGTCAGCCGAAGCGTTACAGCGAGCCACTTCACAAGTCCTACGGAGGCGGCAGCGTCTGTCGCGCCGACGACGGCATGACCCGCGCCGAAGCGTGGAAGATGTATACAGACAGCGCGAAGATGACGGTGGAGTTCGTGAAGGGCTTTCCCGAGTCGCGTTACGACGAGCCTGCCCCGGAGAACCTGCGGCAGATGTTCCCCACGATCGGCGCCGTGATCGGGCTGCTGGGCGCGCATCCGTACTGGCACTTCGGGCAGGTCACGTTTAATCGGCGAGCGTTGAAGAAGCCGATGATGTTCGGCGGCTGA